A region of the Ischnura elegans chromosome 11, ioIscEleg1.1, whole genome shotgun sequence genome:
ccattcgtctaaacttgtatttctgaaaccaaataatttgtatattatgaatacactactgttgggtaacgaatcgtaatcaatgcctttcgttttctttgatgaaggaaactaccctatgaattgtggcttgccactgtttgtctcctgTTTTGTGGTCAGGCTGTTTTTCGTCCGATTTTTGCCTGCAAATATGTGATTAAAATGTCGAGGTACAGCGCTGGGACAAAGCCTAAAATGTGCCTgcagagattctgcgtcgaacgcaccAAACCCCATCACTGTAGCACTtgttacatgggcgtacccagcgggaggcagaagggggcagttgccccccctaGAAGCTAAAATAAAGCTAGTTCATaatgaaacttttgaaaaaatttctttagaagaaaaatgatattaatgtaagaaatggaactaaaataaaatgattattttgaccTGTGGAGGGGTTTGGAGATCTCATGAAGGATTTTTAGGGAGTAGTTAACGAGTGAAATGGCAATAACCTTGGTGTAGGAACCAGTGGCGgtgcgtgcgtatacgcatgttagcaagtgcacaccctaagatgaataaattataaaagaaaactattcctttgcaacgcgaaggataaaagtactgtctgcatatgcaagaaacatgagcctccgaacgctacagctatctccttttcgaattcaccgctctacaagtgtgcgatcccgtggcatcatgccgggcgcattttcggtctgtgcgatcgcttgagggagctctggcgggacgaggtaagcggggggtatgtgctgttcaaaggggcgatgggagcagactcaaaaccatgcgaatgcgcacgcgcatgtttttggtgactgactagcaggtagtgtagtggtgtagccgccacctacactacctgcgcccaggatcctagtccgtcttcAGAGCCATCTGtgtagccgttttctacactacttcctcatagggtgtaaggaaaagagaatgaatttcaactaccgtcacttgtaaaggtgtgttgagaataattattttcatacatgctaatattatttctgttcatgcaattttaagggtagagtgtaccagtgatatgttttgcttgcttcTACGACTATTAcgattctattacgacgaaatatgacgctcatggattaggattaacataatataattaaatcatcctatatctgctctaatgcacaccctagataaattaccaccagccaccACTGGTAGGAACATGACACTCTCAGAACTTACCTACCTCAACACCTTCAACTTTGTTGCCTGGTGTAATCTTGGATTTCATGGGCATATCCAGTGAGACCagtgaggggcagctgccccccttagaagcaaaaatcgcaaaagtcttaaaCGAAAATCAGGAATAGAATGAAGCAAAAGTTTTCAATGAACTTCTTTTAAACTAACGGAAAATGATGTTAGTATAAGAcatttaactaaaataattaaaaaaataataaagccatgtaatagtttccttaaaaaagctgggtacacccatgcatAGGTATAGCTACATTTTTTACTGGGGTGCTTCATTTGGAATATACAATGTACAGTAAAGCTTGTTTATAATGAATTTCAGCAGACCATTGTTCTATTTTGCTAAACGAGATTTTGTTATATTCATAACAAGCCGGCCACTCGAGGTTTCTTGGGAAGTATAGTACCCAAAGAAGGGGATAGGGGGAGTTTCaaaacttagaacttggaattcattgtGATTCTGACCTCTCAacgggaaaatatgaaagatcATAAGAAGAAACACGAATTGTTGGAATGCATGGTTAAAAGGACAGCAAGGTTACACCATTTATACATGTGAATGGTAAAGTTATGAGAAAAGGCAGTATCGGAACTGGAAGTCACCAAATTGGATTTCACCTTACATACTGCGAGCACTACAATATACAAGCATGGGAGAGTGAACAGGGATGTTATTGGAAGGTGGGAGAGTAATCAGAGGGCAgggaatgggtgctaggtggTGCTGAGCATAAGTACTAGCAGCATTCAGTATTGAGAACACGATGCAGAGTACACATTGGACCCAACCGAAAGTAGCACGAGCTTTGGGAGTGTATGATGCACTTATGTACCAACTGTGGCCACAATCCATGCAGtcatatggaaatgcatagtTTACAGACAAACGCACATCCtcctttatgtatataaatatgtaaagGATTTTGCCTTGCAGGATGAAGGACTTTGAGTTTGCTCAGAATTGCCGGCTAATATTTCGAGAACCATCTTTATTCAAGCAACAGATTGTAACAATTAGCCATTGTCCCACCTTTTCCATCAAACAgctgtaaagggaaggattttaagaacAGCATTAGAACTATTTGGTAATGGCCAAGTTATAACAACTAATGATAAGTTAAGGAAGGGTAAAATAGTGAAGATGGCCTTGATTTATTTATAGAAGAGGGGATAATTCCCAAGGGATCAAAGACTTGTTTGTGATAGCGAGGATTTCTTATCATCCAAACTCATTGCTCACCAATTAACGTTGATGATCGTAGGAAAGTCCAAGGGAGCGGAAACTCACGTCATTACAGGTGGAATTTCACTATAAATGTGATCATTATTATCAACTTTTACTGTATTACcaatttctaataaatttttcCACTAAGTGACgtctgaaatagtttttttttgcacaACAATGACTCTAACTTGGTTTACAGGCCACTTATCTCTCCTTCCTTCCAAAACCTTTCCATTTTTTCACACAGCCTTATCCTTGTCTCTGTTTCTACAATGCCAAATGTTAGAAATGAATTAGtaaaaatgtttccaatttttattcaatatacatatgtaatactattataaaatactttaatacaaAGTTTCCAACAATATCAtattcacacttattgttagaagTTATTCACTTTCACTATATTCATTAGATATACATCATTTTGGACAATTTCAATCtctgattgattttcaaaaatgtatgaaatgcaatttttgttGAATTATCCACATTATGTTTCCTTGGATATTGAGAAGAGATTTTGTTAGAGATAATTGATTCCTCACACTTGAGCCTTGGGATCATGTATTGGAATAATTTACAGCCATGGCTCTACTATTGGAGGTAAAACCTTTACGTCATATTTGAGAAATGTAGATTTAAATCGTTATTAAAGCTATTTCATATATGCTAAAAATTTATGATGTCGCAGTATTGGAAATACTAGTGAAGTCTTTAATCAAATCATTCATGGGTGAAATGcaaatatatgatttttatgtttattttcaatatatgaTTTGTATATTGTTATATTCTCAGCTTCTTCTTTCTGTACAACTAAAGGATGATTCAAAGCTAATTGACGCAAACTAATGACTACAACAGCTCACATAATACTTCAACACATGCTATAGTATTATTACTTTGGTCAGTGATGCTCCACCGTATCGTGGCTCTTATCtgaaaagaagagaaaaggatACAATTAGGATACAAAAGGCCCTCTGCTGGAAAACCTCATCGTAGCTCAACGTAGGGAGTAGAAATTTGATCAGATCAAATGTTAGGTTTTGATTCGTAAAGTTTACCTGGAATAGTTTCAAAAATCAATGTGAACAGAAATGAGAGAAGAATGAAATTATGTAACTGTAGACATATTGGTTTTATTTCTTCTCCCACAATGTCAAGAATATcctctttatttttcttcttcacccATATCACCTCTATTCTTCCCCATCCCCatattttaacacgttgcgtactggggtaGTTAAATTCTtaggaacgccgatttggaaattttagggcgtaatgcctttggtttaaatgtggttaaaaagctaatgtttagaatataactttacccaatcaaacattatgatgcatcaattcattatgaataatgaagaaCAACTTAAAACGTTctaacaaatacgtattgtatgctttaaaattgtttaggttgacgcgcctaaatgacgagaatcttcgtcatccgtccggaacgttcgggaaaaaaatgacgagaattctcgccatccgtacgcaacgtgttaaaagcATGACGTCCATTCTCATCGTCCTCTCATAGCATCCATGTTTCCATGCTGGGCTCCTGCATACCTTTTGCTACCCGACTCTTTGCTTGCTTTTTTTACCACTATGATCATTCATATTGCAGAAAATTTTGCTACCCAAAATTTGTGGAATGGTtttgaatgaaaggaaaattgaCTTGTCCTATTTGATTTAGTGATTAGGTATCTGAGCAATATAATTCATTCTTACCTTGGGGTATTCATCCTCCAGGGGTAATACAGTATTGTAGATAACTTCTGTACCAGGACCTATTGGACATTGTTTGGCAGTAGAGTATTTTGATTCTTCATCGGGTGCATTTTGCAACCTGGAGCACACATCTGTCCTATTGTATGGAAATGGAAACTCCAATTCAGGAGTGAGAACAGCCACAAAAGATGAGGTTAAGTTGTGAATGACTTCAGCTGTGATAAGAAAAAGGCAAATATTGTAGATATCACTTCACATCCACTTCATTCCTCATAGGAAatttaaaaactcaaattattGCCTAAACCTTTTATTGgatagaaattttcaataaagtaCCTAACAAATTTCTTTTAACTatgtattttctaatttaaaatgcTTGTGGTTTCAATTGCAAGTAATAGTTAAGTAATAGTTGAGGTTAAAAAGCTGccaaattattcaaaattcagaaataaattaagaaataataatcTCCATTACAAGGTAAAACTAAAGTAAATATTATGTACATTTGGATACACAGTGGTGATATGTTCCATATATATGTCAGTAGTGTACTCAGTTGAGTAGAATATGATGCATGTGGCACTAATAATACATCTGACACAAGACACAAAGCATTTAAAAGTAGGGTACCTACTATTCAAAAAGGACACTTACAAAGTAGGTTACCAGAACTTTCAAAACCACTGGATTTATTTTCAGTGGATTGAGGGAATTCCATCAAAATCTGCTTTGGAAGGAGCCAGTGGCTCTGAAAACTCAGAGTATCTACTTTGCAGTAGTCCTTTAAGGCTGCCCTGTGCTTTTAATATGTCATAcctcaagaaaaacattttataccTATTATTCGTTGATGAACGACAAtgttctggacatggtggttgagaaggagaggtagcttttatatgagatacaaagcagacagaaggtatggatggagggagtactttgcggggaggggatgtagaaAACAATGctacagggtagaatgttaggtaaacaaggtagtggaaggaaaagaataggatttttaagtagaatgaaagggtgtaggccttactgtgaattaaagagggaatttCATACATATGGGAAGGGGAGTCTGACATAATGATTTttaagttctccatggaaacttaccataatcggttgaatacttaaatTAATATACTTCATTAGGCACATATCAGTATCATCTGATCCATTTAAGAATGTGGAAGCAAATTTCAGTTCACTGAGGattattgatatatttataatatttcttacCATCCTCACTTGTCCTAAAATGCAATAATGCTGTCACATTGGTCTTCTGTTGGAAATAGCATGGAGGATGATAGCAATCAAGTACTTTCAGCCTCAGAACTTCTCCAGATGATCCTGTTGATGCGTTTGGGTTGATGCGTTTGGTGGTTACAAATTCATGCAAATGTGAGCAGAAGAAAATGACAATTTAAGCAACTCTAATATATAGATCAACTTTTTAAgttaataaattgcaattttcacCATTATGCTTCCAAATTATGAATATGGGcgaacagtggcggatccaggatagggaaaaggggggggggggcaagaatAGGCAGATCTAAGGGGGGACatgggggcacataccccccccagacccttaaaaaatagtcaagatttttaatacggtcccatcatcattacgttcattttgtattacgaggtatccttgggcccccccagaacaaaatcctggatacggccttgtttgtgcccccccagaaagaaatcctggatccacccctggggGCAAGGGAGAGGTAACCTCCCAGCAATAGTATAGGTCCTAGGGGTtatgaaaatttgagaattttgatGCTTATGGCAACAGTTTAAGGTTGTCTCATGactaattttcctaatatttgAGCTTCTAAAACaaatattcaatcaaaattactattttgtcCACTGTAAATTTTATACTCAGGGGAGGTGCTGGAGGAGGGGGTTGTTATAGCCCCAAATTATTGAAAGGATATCATTAAAGGCCTGTCAGTCAGTGGAAAATCTCGTGCTAAATTTTGTTGGAAGGGGCAATGTGCTATTCATCCAGGCTTTGAAAGTATGGTATACTACTCCCATACAGGAATGGATTTAACCCTTTCCCAGCCAATAAAAGTTGTACAAAGGACATCCATTTGACATTCAGAAGTTTCTTATGGACATCCTTTGGACGTCCCTAAGAGAATTCTGACATGGAAATTTTTTGATGGCATCCTATGAAGGTCGCTACAGGGACATCCATATGGAGGCTATAGAATGACATCCAATTGGAATAATGTAAGATAGatcgtaaataatataaattatatcaatttacaaTGTCTTAATGGTGCAGGAGCTGAGTATTTCTCCCAGCAGTAGATATCTCTCAAGTCATCATTCCGAGTTTTCCGATTCCCGAGGGCCGATTTTGGAACTGCCGCCCGTGATTTACAACTATCGATCTATTGACTAAAGTCAATCAGGGGGGGTTTTAAGAGCAACTAATCCTGGGTTTAtcgaatacgggaggtgcgggtgccctccctgAGAATTTGTTTAAGATTATTGGTTCAAAAGGGTGAGTTTCATGGCTTACTGAGGGATAtgatattaatccttacactgttctgtaagttaaattttatccaattaagtaaaatggattaaatttaaaatttcactgtgTTCTGTGGgggggctttatcccccaaaacacccctcccttgctgtgccactgcttTGTATCACTTTTCTTTCCCTCTTTTGGTTCCTGCATGCATTGTTTTGCCCTCCTGTCTATttctttctattatattttatcttcCTCAATGTTTCCCTTCAGCATCATCTGTAATATTCTGTTCATCAGGTCTAATGCATAGTTTTCTTGTGGGAAAGTACTTTTTTCTCTTGCAATCATTATTATTGGTTTCTTTTGATGCTACTTTTTCTTGATGTTACCCACTTCCCTTGAATCATATAGGCCAAATCTGACTGGTTCTGATAATATCATCCTTTTCATCCATCATGCTTCCTATTTCACTTCTTCACCTTCATATTTCCATCCAACTTACCAGTGTTTGTGGGGACTCAACTTCTTGTCAGCATTTGTCCTTATCAACAAGACTCCaacaagtttttcaattttttgccatCAGGAAGTTATCACTCAAACTTTGCTCACCATTTTCCACTAAATTGCCCAGTCTCATTCTTAGTCTCGTACTCTCTTGTCACCTTATGGCTATGGTCTTTACTTTTTCTTTACTCTGTAATATTTCACCACTTCATATTATCTTGCATCAAaagttttaagtatttcattttttggtgTCTCCGCTTCCACCATAGGGAGTTTGTGCAAATTTTTAAAGCTATTTCTTAGCCTCTGTCTTGCCATATTAATTGTAGTCTAAATCCCATATCTCCGTATGCGTGTCCAGTGTTTATAATGTGAAGACAAAAGTTTATAtgcttaattaattttatattatttctccaAAATCAatggtgaaaattaattaaatcagttaatatgtgcaaaaaatacagagaaaatacCGTAGAGATAccaggatcctggtcaaggcgaaagattttttctctgtggattttttgcacaatttgtgcattgcgggtgactccgtaaagatatgaccgtggctagtcccagtattcTTAAATCAGTTTAATTAGGCTTGGTTAAGCAATTTTAAAAAGGACATCCGccattgaaatttaacttttaagcAAATGATTTATTTCACCATTAACATGAAATATTACTGAAAGCCCTGGGCATGAATCGCACATGGTTCATGAGACTAATTCAGATCATGtagcctaattttttttttcaaaatctcattTTTGGCTCCCCTGTTCCCCCCTGTGCAAAACTGTGCCCTGTTTTGTAAACATAATTAGGTATTACAAATGAAAGcaattatgaaaagaaatttacgaccAATTTCTAATGCATAATTCGTACTCCCTGAAGCCATTTTCTGTGCAACCTGAaaaacctaaatttttttcctctatttctgCATTAAATAACCCGATGAGGGCTTCTTTTTTCGCTAGAAAGCTGATGTCATAGAAAAAAAGTAACTAAGCAATTTCGTGATAAGTGAAAATAAGTCACGCGAGCCACAGAAATTCACTTCTGGTCATGCTGGCAACCAGTGATATTTGTAAGTAATGAGTTAACAATAGCTGCTTCTAggagaagttaaatttcaagacttcgtctttgaaaaatgtgaaaattttctactcaatcataattaacGTGGCAGCCACATATTTCTCCATAAAACTTTACACCactaaaaaacacgttttttaaatctttcctgaatagaggtaaaaatgtgtacatttttgatgtcacttagaagcaacattgggttataatgggttgaaaATTAATGATGACGCTCTTTTGTGCAGGTTGGAAGTAGTTCAGTATAATGACGCCTATTTTGAAGAGAAGGTATGTTTACTACCGCCGCGTAATACGTAGGAACCGGAAAATGATGTTGAGGAAAAGGAAAGTATTTCCGTAATAGTCGTCTATTAGTGAATAAACGCAGGAAATAGTATCGAAGTATTTCGAGATTACGATTTAGTCCCATTTTGAAAGTTTCAGAAAAGGACGTTAATTGGGGTAATATGATGTTTGAGTTTCATTATCTTGATGGTTTTTGGGATGAtagaatgttttatttaaattggaGTTATGCTTGGTGGGGCTATTCTAAATTGTTTTCTCAATCGGTTGCAGTGGTGAATGCATATGGGGGACGAGGGGGGCTCGCGCCCCCTTGCCTgcattgcagaaccataattgtgacttttttatgtcataagatgacATTTTTTGGAATATgagtattatcagtttaaataaaacgttCTTAAACtgtgcatgtgacttgattatttttttattacgataaaagtaaacgTAGCTCAGGGAATCTTTTACGtcccccttgatttttttctgtatccgccactgattgggTGGTATTTGGAATAGGTGGTTTATAAGTCATTGTTTGGTGAAATAGGTAAAAAGTACGTAACATTCAAATCTATGGTAACATTTATAGAACGCTCTAAAGCTTCTCGCTGATTTTCCTGCAATTAAAAATTGGCCAATTACCACGCTAATTTTACTAGATTCCGCTCTTATTGATTCCTAGCCATTTAGCGCCTGACGTCGGTTGGAGCCGACAGATATTTTCATACGCAAAAGACCTGACACtgggtatagctgtcgcggatttttcaacgcaaacgatGGGACGTCGGCTCTGCCCGacgcaagggaagggaagtgaccgctgaggtggCTATTGTCGGATGCATCccagacccagcttagcgagtccttgtGGCCACTCCTCGTCGATTAatcgaccctcccactcatttatgatcatcctcaccgcaggaatccgttgcTAAGTGGtcatattgtcaatagttttttaaatgatatattttgttgcataatacaatttttttatacttctaaattaatttttcgttttgTTCTGGGCGTAAGCAATTTAGAAACGAATTTTAAGCGTGAAAAATAACGGACTTGTAACCTTATTACcttgtatttactaactttgttgttattaatgctagaaacccgtttaaaataccacaatgcttaaaaaatttcagtAATTCTGTGAGAAGAGTaacttattgaaaataaaatacaatgtttggttgaaaaacactggtaacgcaacaAGTTGAAAGTGGATTCGTGCTATAATAGGGTTAGAGGATGTAGTCCAGAGGCCGGGGTAAGGGACGGGCGTCCGTTCTGCACACTACATACTGCACAATGTTCGCTCCGTTGAGCTGAGTCCCaatctgagggatgaaaataccagGGTGTTGGCCCACTGAACTGACTGAAGGAAGACatgacctgaggaagccaactgcaactttggcgaaatattgtccagtgaAATGGATAAAGGCGGATGGAAACTCGGGAGAATCGCTGCCTATCGTCCGCGGAAGCCTACTAGGAAAAATAGcggggtaactccaccccaaaaaagagctccgtatagagaggtttaaaatatccTCATAAAATGTTACTTACGTATAAAGTATCGCTAAGTTTGCCTATAAACCGGCCATCGTGGAATATataattaatgttgaaaaaataagaataaaacttcCACAGGATAATCTATATCACGACCACGGTTTAGGCGAACAGTCGATGAAATAGCAGAGGCTAATTCATGGCTACATACACGCACCCCCCCCCTTGCGAGGCCgtccgcattgccgaacattgcaaaaccacaattttaacatttttatatcatgagatggcaCTGTCTattattagtttaaataaaagtttctgAAACTTGGCACGTgacttatattattttattacgataaaattaaagg
Encoded here:
- the LOC124168415 gene encoding NPC intracellular cholesterol transporter 2 homolog a-like, with the protein product MDKVLAALSLILCFWCASAETEFKDCGSSGEVLRLKVLDCYHPPCYFQQKTNVTALLHFRTSEDAEVIHNLTSSFVAVLTPELEFPFPYNRTDVCSRLQNAPDEESKYSTAKQCPIGPGTEVIYNTVLPLEDEYPKIRATIRWSITDQSNNTIACVEVLCELL